In a genomic window of Chroicocephalus ridibundus chromosome 14, bChrRid1.1, whole genome shotgun sequence:
- the TBC1D16 gene encoding TBC1 domain family member 16 isoform X4, translating to MRSLRLFFSDEACTCGQLVVASRESQYKIFHFHHGGLDKLSEVFQQWKYCTETHLKDQQLTDEKTCMQFSIRRPKLPSSETHPEENTYKRLDVSAWLHHLNEAGQVEEEYKLQKAIFFGGIDISIRGEVWPFLLHYYSYESTSEEREALRLQKRKEYFEIQEKRLSMTPDEQKDFWRKVQFTVDKDVVRTDRSNQFFRGENNPNVETMRRILLNYAVFNPTIGYSQGMSDLVAPLLAEVLDESDTFWCFVGLMQNTIFISSPRDEDMEKQLMYLRELLRLMHPRFYQHLSSLGEDGLQMLFCHRWILLCFKREFPDAEALRMWEACWAHYQTDYFHLFICVAIVVIYGDDVIEQQLATDQMLLHFGNLAMHMNGELVLRKARSLLYQFHLLPRIPCSLHDLCKLCGTGMWDSGFIPAVECSGHHPECESCPYGGLAEVSSPKPGSEGKRGLKTRDVFAFRK from the exons ATGAGATCCCTTCGCCTCTTCTTTAG TGATGAGGCATGCACCTGTGGACAACTGGTTGTTGCCAGCAGGGAGAGCCAATACAAGATCTTCCATTTTCACCATGGTGGCCTGGATAAACTGTCCGAGGTGTTTCAGCAATGGAAGTACTGCACAGAGACCCATCTCAAGGACCAG CAGCTTACCGATGAGAAAACCTGTATGCAGTTCTCCATCCGCCGTCCCAAGCTGCCCTCCTCGGAGACCCACCCCGAGGAGAACACGTACAAGCGTCTGGATGTGTCTGCCTGGCTCCACCACCTGAACGAAGCCGGGCAGGTGGAAGAGGAGTACAAGCTGCAGAAG GCCATTTTCTTTGGCGGGATTGATATTTCCATCCGTGGGGAGGTGTGGCCCTTTCTGCTGCACTACTACAGCTACGAGTCCACCTCTGAAGAGAGGGAGGCACTgaggctgcagaagaggaaagagtACTTTGAGATCCAGGAGAAAAG GCTTTCAATGACTCCAGATGAACAGAAGGATTTTTGGCGTAAAGTACAGTTCACAGTAGATAAAGACGTCGTGAGGACTGACCGCAGCAATCAGTTCTTTCGAGGGGAGAACAACCCGAACGTGGAAACTATGAG GAGGATTTTGCTGAACTATGCAGTATTTAACCCAACAATTGGATACTCCCAGGGGATGTCCGACCTGGTTGCCCCGCTCCTGGCAGAGGTCCTAGATGAGTCGGATACTTTCTGGTGCTTTGTAGGATTGATGCAGAACACAATCTTCATCAGCTCACCCCGGGATGAGGATATGGAGAAACAGCTG ATGTACCTGCGAGAGCTGCTGCGGCTCATGCACCCGCGCTTCTACCAGCACCTTTCTTCCTTGGGAGAGGATGGCCTGCAAATGCTTTTCTGTCACCGTTGGATCCTCCTCTGTTTTAAACGTGAATTTCCAGATGCTGAGGCTTTGCGCATGTGGGAAGCGTGCTGGGCTCACTATCAG ACCGACTATTTCCACCTCTTTATCTGTGTGGCCATCGTGGTGATTTATGGGGATGACGTCATTGAACAACAGCTGGCCACTGACCAGATGCTGCTGCATTTCGGCAACCTGGCTATGCACATGAATGGAGAACTTGTACTCAGGAAG gcgAGGAGTCTGCTCTATCAGTTCCACCTGCTGCCCCGCATCCCCTGCAGCCTGCATGACCTCTGCAAGCTGTGTGGGACAGGAATGTGGGACAGTGGCTTCATCCCCGCTGTGGAGTGCTCTGGCCATCACCCAGAGTGCGAGAGCTGCCCGTACGGGGGACTGGCGGAAGTGTCTTCTCCTAAACCAGGAAGCGAAGGCAAGAGAGGCTTGAAAACACGGGACGTCTTTGCTTTCCGAAAATAG